One genomic region from Xenopus laevis strain J_2021 chromosome 2L, Xenopus_laevis_v10.1, whole genome shotgun sequence encodes:
- the lpar6.L gene encoding lysophosphatidic acid receptor 6 L homeolog: MMVSNNSTDCSVDDNFKYTLYGCMFSMVFVLGLIANCVALYIFGCTLKVRNETTTYMINLAISDLLFVFTLPFRIFYFVARNWPFGDILCKISVTLFYTNMYGSILFLTCISVDRFLAIVYPFQSKTIRTKKNAKIVCLGVWLTVIAGSVPASFFRSTNAVYKSNNTETCFENFSSDTWKTYLSKIVIFIEIVGFFIPLILNVFCSTVVLKTLKRPITLSRSKVNKKKVLKMIVVHLMIFCFCFIPYNVNLVLYSLMRTQSFSNCSVKAAVRTMYPITLCIAVTNCCFDPIIYYFTSETIQNSIKKRNRPSRKDSRYSDTFVTENFIQHNLQTLKSKIFDNESTI, translated from the coding sequence ATGATGGTAAGCAACAATAGCACAGATTGCAGCGTTGATGACAATTTTAAATACACCCTGTATGGCTGCATGTTTAGCATGGTGTTTGTGCTTGGACTGATAGCAAACTGTGTTGCCTTATATATTTTTGGTTGTACCTTAAAGGTGCGGAACGAGACAACaacgtacatgataaatttggcaATATCAGACCTTCTGTTTGTATTTACGCTGCCTTTCAGGATTTTCTATTTTGTGGCTAGAAACTGGCCTTTTGGAGATATCCTGTGCAAGATATCCGTCACTCTGTTTTATACAAATATGTATGGAAGCATCCTGTTTCTGACTTGCATTAGCGTTGATCGGTTTTTGGCCATCGTCTACCCCTTTCAGTCAAAGACTATCAGGacgaaaaaaaatgcaaaaatcgtATGCCTCGGAGTGTGGCTCACAGTGATAGCAGGGAGTGTACCGGCGAGTTTCTTTCGTTCTACTAATGCAGTGTACAAGAGCAATAACACAGAAACCTGCTTTGAGAACTTCTCAAGTGACACATGGAAAACATACTTATCCAAGATCGTAATCTTCATCGAAATAGTGGGGTTCTTTATACCCCTAATTCTCAACGTATTCTGTTCCACGGTGGTTTTAAAGACTCTGAAAAGGCCGATCACGTTAAGCAGAAGCAAAGTGAACAAAAAAAAGGTGTTGAAGATGATCGTTGTTCACctgatgatcttttgtttttgCTTCATACCATATAACGTAAACCTGGTGCTCTATTCTCTCATGAGGACTCAATCTTTCAGCAACTGCTCAGTAAAGGCAGCAGTAAGGACTATGTACCCCATCACATTATGCATAGCTGTGACCAACTGTTGCTTCGACCctattatttattactttacaTCTGAAACCATTCAGAATTCAATTAAAAAACGAAACAGACCAAGCAGGAAAGATTCACGCTATTCGGACACTTTTGTAACTGAAAACTTTATCCAGCATAACCTACAGACACTGAAGTCTAAAATATTTGATAATGAATCTACAATATGA